A region of Bradyrhizobium sp. SZCCHNS1050 DNA encodes the following proteins:
- a CDS encoding PQQ-dependent sugar dehydrogenase translates to MTSAFHRSILALATISLLAGTSIAGAQQQSDQGKGLKKYESGTKEFWTHPPDDWFLGDETEAQKGLAPPSGPPTGASDAELAKIVKQVKLPDGFKMEVWASGVLAARQMAWGDKGTLFVGSFGLGNVYAISDKGGKREVKTVLKGLNMPTGLAFQDGNLYVIAVDKLIKYENAEANLDNLGQGKVVYDDMPSYAAHGWKYIAVDKEGWFYIPFGPPFNIGIPPTSVSQIRRVDPRTGNAEIWALGVRNSVGGDVDPRTGRYWFTENARDWVSDDLPSDKLNMISRIGEHFGYPYCHQGDMPDPKFAMGHKCSEFTPPVLNLGAHVAPLGMKFYTGDQFPAEYKNNILIAEHGSWNRHKYQGARIMRVIVGPDGKDAKQEVFASGWLEGDQGYLGRPDDIILAKDGSILVADDWAGAIYRISYEKK, encoded by the coding sequence ATGACATCGGCTTTTCACCGAAGCATTCTTGCGCTTGCAACAATCAGTCTTCTCGCCGGCACCAGCATCGCCGGCGCGCAGCAGCAATCCGATCAGGGCAAGGGCCTGAAGAAATACGAATCAGGCACCAAGGAGTTCTGGACACATCCGCCGGACGACTGGTTCCTCGGCGACGAGACCGAGGCGCAGAAGGGGCTGGCGCCGCCATCGGGCCCGCCGACCGGTGCCTCCGATGCGGAGCTTGCGAAGATCGTCAAGCAAGTGAAGCTGCCGGACGGCTTCAAGATGGAGGTCTGGGCGTCGGGCGTGCTCGCCGCGCGGCAGATGGCGTGGGGCGACAAGGGCACGCTGTTCGTCGGCTCGTTCGGGCTCGGCAACGTCTATGCGATCAGCGACAAGGGCGGCAAGCGCGAGGTCAAGACGGTCCTCAAGGGCTTGAACATGCCGACCGGCCTCGCCTTCCAGGACGGCAATCTCTACGTCATCGCCGTCGACAAGCTGATCAAATACGAGAATGCCGAGGCCAATCTCGACAATCTTGGCCAGGGCAAGGTCGTCTATGACGACATGCCGTCCTATGCGGCGCATGGCTGGAAATACATCGCGGTCGACAAGGAAGGCTGGTTCTATATTCCGTTCGGACCGCCCTTCAATATCGGCATTCCGCCGACGTCGGTGTCGCAGATCCGCCGCGTCGATCCGCGCACCGGCAATGCCGAGATCTGGGCGCTCGGCGTGCGCAACAGCGTCGGCGGCGACGTCGATCCGCGCACCGGCCGCTACTGGTTCACCGAGAACGCGCGCGACTGGGTCAGCGACGATCTGCCGAGCGACAAGCTCAACATGATCTCCCGCATCGGCGAGCATTTCGGCTATCCCTATTGTCACCAGGGTGACATGCCGGATCCGAAATTCGCGATGGGCCACAAGTGCTCGGAGTTCACACCGCCGGTGCTGAACCTCGGTGCGCACGTGGCGCCGCTCGGCATGAAGTTCTACACCGGTGACCAGTTCCCGGCGGAGTACAAGAACAACATCCTGATCGCCGAGCACGGCTCCTGGAACCGGCACAAGTACCAGGGTGCGCGGATCATGCGCGTCATCGTCGGTCCCGACGGCAAGGACGCCAAGCAGGAGGTGTTCGCCTCCGGCTGGCTCGAAGGCGACCAGGGCTATCTCGGCCGCCCCGACGACATCATCCTCGCCAAGGATGGCTCGATCCTGGTGGCGGACGACTGGGCCGGCGCGATCTATCGCATCAGCTACGAGAAGAAATGA
- a CDS encoding caspase domain-containing protein: MRRVIGRVGQLLSATILVVGAILISTGPAAADKRVALVIGNAIHEHAPLLDEPAADARLIADSLSRLGFTLSGGAAQIDLDRRSFDRALAEFKGRIADADVALIYYAGYGLNLGGADYLVPVDAAPATAADLKTELRDLTAILRELGGSSPRQNVIILDAFRSNPFAGRGIAGLAAGLVPVDVSARTVISFAAQAGTAGQRGPDGHGVFAAALAEALQQPGQRLIETFNQTNAAVERATGGAQQPLVMFTSIDGGAQLSAAAAKPAQPAGPAAARSSAPVSSPTASSDAADARTPGLAVLYDEDLSDPKGKRYSGSVTWRTETVKNAQSGRPTPVIRGEIDIPERKLKVSLQLRRNDDPSLPASHVAELTFRPAADFVGGGIRSVPGMLMKTDEKSRGTPLAGLSVKITEGSFLVGLSNVEADRARNEELLARREWFDIPVVYANQRRGILAIGKGPSGDRVFADVLAAWDKSPPTK, translated from the coding sequence ATGCGTCGGGTGATCGGCCGAGTTGGACAGCTGCTGTCTGCAACCATCCTTGTCGTCGGCGCGATCCTGATCTCGACCGGGCCCGCTGCCGCCGACAAGCGGGTGGCGCTGGTGATCGGCAACGCCATCCACGAGCACGCACCGCTGCTGGACGAGCCGGCGGCGGATGCCCGGCTGATCGCCGACAGCCTGTCGCGGCTCGGCTTCACCCTGAGCGGCGGTGCCGCGCAGATCGACCTCGACAGGCGAAGCTTCGATCGCGCGCTTGCCGAGTTCAAGGGCCGGATCGCCGACGCCGACGTCGCGCTCATCTATTATGCCGGCTATGGGCTCAACCTGGGCGGCGCCGATTATCTCGTCCCGGTCGACGCGGCGCCGGCGACAGCTGCGGATCTCAAGACCGAGCTGCGCGACCTGACTGCGATTTTGCGCGAGCTGGGCGGATCGAGCCCCCGGCAGAACGTGATCATTCTCGACGCCTTCCGCTCCAATCCGTTCGCCGGGCGCGGCATCGCCGGTCTTGCCGCCGGCCTCGTCCCGGTCGACGTTTCCGCACGGACCGTGATCTCCTTTGCCGCACAGGCCGGGACGGCGGGACAGCGCGGCCCGGACGGTCACGGCGTGTTCGCCGCCGCCCTTGCAGAGGCGCTGCAGCAGCCAGGCCAACGCCTGATCGAGACCTTCAACCAGACCAATGCGGCGGTGGAGCGTGCCACGGGCGGAGCGCAGCAGCCGCTCGTGATGTTCACGTCGATCGACGGCGGCGCTCAACTGAGCGCCGCTGCGGCGAAGCCAGCGCAGCCCGCTGGCCCCGCCGCCGCCCGGAGCAGCGCTCCCGTTTCGAGCCCGACCGCATCGTCCGACGCGGCAGATGCGCGGACGCCCGGACTTGCCGTGCTGTATGATGAGGATCTCTCCGACCCCAAGGGTAAGCGCTATTCCGGCTCGGTCACCTGGCGGACGGAGACGGTCAAGAACGCACAATCGGGACGGCCCACGCCGGTGATCCGTGGCGAGATCGACATTCCCGAGCGCAAACTGAAGGTCAGCCTGCAGTTGCGCCGCAACGACGATCCCAGCCTGCCGGCCAGCCATGTCGCCGAGCTCACATTCAGGCCCGCTGCCGATTTCGTCGGTGGCGGCATCCGCAGCGTCCCAGGAATGCTGATGAAGACGGATGAGAAGTCGCGCGGGACGCCGCTTGCCGGGCTTTCCGTCAAGATCACCGAAGGTTCGTTCCTGGTGGGCTTGTCCAACGTCGAGGCCGATCGCGCGCGCAACGAGGAGCTTCTCGCACGGCGCGAATGGTTCGACATCCCGGTCGTCTATGCGAACCAGCGCCGGGGCATCCTCGCAATCGGCAAAGGTCCCAGTGGAGATCGGGTATTCGCCGACGTGCTCGCGGCCTGGGACAAATCCCCGCCGACAAAATGA
- the trxA gene encoding thioredoxin — protein MTIVEQGGGPAPQVPDLIKDTTTQSFVKDVIEESKRQPVLIDFWAPWCGPCKQLTPILEKAVKAAKGKVKLVKMNIDEHPAIPGQMGIQSIPAVIAFVGGRPADGFMGAVPESQVAAFIEKITKGVPGAGEPDIAEILKEAEAVLAEGDAAGAAEIYAEVLAIDAANIPAIAGLAKCQVELGAIDEAKQTLAMVPDAKRSDSAVSAVQAAIDLAEQAQSLGPVGELEQKVAANPLDHQARFDLATALNAAGKRKEATDQLLEIVKRDRKWNEDGARKQLVQFFEAWGGADEATIEGRKRLSTILFS, from the coding sequence GTGACCATTGTTGAGCAGGGCGGCGGACCGGCGCCGCAGGTGCCGGATCTGATCAAGGACACCACGACGCAGAGCTTCGTGAAGGACGTCATCGAGGAATCGAAGCGGCAGCCGGTCCTCATCGACTTCTGGGCGCCGTGGTGCGGACCGTGCAAGCAGCTGACGCCCATCCTGGAAAAAGCCGTCAAGGCCGCCAAGGGCAAGGTCAAGCTGGTCAAGATGAACATCGACGAGCATCCGGCCATCCCTGGCCAGATGGGCATCCAGTCGATTCCGGCTGTGATCGCGTTCGTCGGCGGACGGCCCGCCGATGGGTTCATGGGTGCCGTGCCCGAGAGCCAGGTCGCCGCTTTCATCGAAAAGATCACCAAGGGCGTTCCCGGCGCCGGCGAGCCCGACATCGCCGAAATCCTCAAGGAAGCCGAAGCGGTTCTCGCTGAAGGCGATGCGGCCGGCGCGGCCGAGATCTATGCCGAGGTGCTCGCGATCGATGCCGCCAACATCCCCGCGATCGCCGGGCTTGCGAAGTGCCAGGTCGAGCTCGGCGCGATCGACGAGGCCAAGCAGACGCTTGCGATGGTCCCGGACGCCAAGCGTAGCGATTCCGCGGTCTCCGCCGTGCAGGCCGCGATCGATCTGGCAGAGCAGGCCCAGTCGCTCGGGCCGGTCGGCGAACTCGAACAGAAGGTCGCCGCCAATCCGCTCGACCACCAGGCACGTTTTGACCTGGCGACCGCACTGAACGCCGCGGGCAAGCGGAAGGAAGCCACCGACCAGTTGCTCGAGATCGTGAAGCGTGACCGCAAATGGAACGAAGACGGCGCGCGCAAGCAGCTCGTGCAGTTCTTCGAAGCCTGGGGCGGCGCCGACGAGGCCACCATCGAGGGCCGCAAGCGGCTGTCGACGATCCTGTTTTCGTAA
- a CDS encoding amidase, with the protein MPERFPVSTPKAGAGVLELLRRFAADPTAATAYGEDCLKKTQAIEPRLKAFEYLPRDVAPKTGPLGGIPVAIKDIIATSDMPTTNGSPIYRDHVPNADAWVVERLRNLGATIFGKTVSTEFAWRHPGPTVNPWNPEHTPGGSSSGSAAAVAAGLVPLALGTQTLGSVIRPAAFNGVVGFKPSFGAIPRVGVHPLSPSLDHVGFFARRVDDVALALSLLAGTSADDRHGRPLPGFTVDIDHGPTPLRTPRLAVVRFAKWERAEAEQKAVFESVVDKLRSAGATIDEIELRELDAVNWDAITTIMLSEATTIFSDLIARYPDRVSEVMKGHVESGRSKTAMEYLAAKAAQALRQKALAAELDGFDAVLTLPAFGEAPRGLDWTGDAEYCAPWTFVGAPAISLPAGFGNNGLPLGVQIAGPYRNDLHVLRVAKWAEAVLAFDPGVPLLAR; encoded by the coding sequence ATGCCCGAGCGTTTCCCTGTGTCCACGCCAAAGGCCGGTGCCGGCGTTCTGGAGCTGCTGCGACGATTTGCAGCCGATCCGACAGCGGCCACCGCCTATGGTGAAGATTGCCTGAAGAAGACGCAGGCAATCGAACCGCGGCTGAAAGCATTCGAATATCTGCCGCGGGATGTCGCTCCAAAGACCGGCCCGCTCGGTGGAATTCCCGTCGCCATCAAGGATATCATCGCCACCTCGGACATGCCGACCACCAACGGCTCGCCGATCTACCGCGATCACGTGCCGAATGCGGACGCCTGGGTGGTCGAGCGACTGCGCAATCTCGGCGCAACCATCTTCGGCAAGACGGTCTCCACCGAATTCGCCTGGCGTCATCCAGGTCCGACCGTCAATCCATGGAACCCCGAGCACACGCCGGGCGGCTCATCGTCCGGATCGGCCGCGGCCGTTGCGGCCGGCCTGGTCCCGCTCGCGCTGGGCACGCAGACACTCGGCTCGGTGATCCGACCGGCGGCCTTCAACGGCGTCGTCGGCTTCAAGCCGAGCTTCGGCGCGATTCCACGCGTCGGCGTGCATCCCCTCAGCCCGTCGCTCGACCATGTCGGCTTCTTCGCCCGCCGCGTCGACGACGTGGCCTTGGCCCTCTCTCTGCTGGCCGGCACCAGCGCCGATGATCGCCACGGCCGGCCGCTGCCGGGCTTCACCGTCGACATCGACCACGGCCCCACACCGCTCCGCACGCCACGGCTTGCGGTGGTGCGCTTCGCCAAATGGGAGCGCGCCGAGGCCGAGCAGAAGGCGGTGTTCGAATCGGTCGTCGACAAGCTGCGCAGCGCCGGCGCGACGATCGACGAGATCGAACTGAGAGAGCTCGACGCGGTGAACTGGGATGCGATCACCACGATCATGCTCAGCGAGGCGACCACGATCTTCTCCGATCTGATCGCGCGCTATCCCGACCGGGTCAGCGAGGTCATGAAGGGCCACGTCGAGAGCGGGCGAAGCAAGACGGCCATGGAATATCTCGCCGCGAAGGCGGCCCAAGCCCTCAGGCAGAAGGCGCTCGCCGCTGAGCTCGACGGCTTCGACGCAGTGCTCACCTTGCCAGCCTTCGGCGAAGCGCCGCGCGGCCTGGATTGGACCGGAGACGCCGAATATTGCGCCCCTTGGACCTTCGTCGGAGCGCCGGCCATCTCCTTGCCGGCCGGGTTCGGCAACAACGGCCTGCCACTGGGCGTGCAGATCGCCGGCCCCTATCGCAACGACCTCCACGTGCTCCGCGTCGCGAAATGGGCCGAAGCGGTGCTGGCGTTCGATCCCGGCGTGCCGCTCCTGGCGCGCTAA
- the pncB gene encoding nicotinate phosphoribosyltransferase, whose amino-acid sequence MTITDIASRTYNHGWRLDPIVRSLLDTDFYKLLMLQMIREFYPTQQVTFSVINRTRRVRLGDVIDEGELRAQLDHARTIRFAKKELIWLAGNTFYGKTHMFSPEFIAWLANFRLPEYELRKSDGQYELHFHGPWTHTTMWEIPALAIVNELRSRQAMKGQGRFALDVLFARAKAKLWAKVERLRKLEGLRLSDFGTRRRHGFLWQRWCVEAVKEGLGPSFTGTSNVLLAMDNDLEAIGTNAHELPMVAAALAKDDDELRFAPYRILDQWRQTYAGNLLIALPDAFGTKAFLRDAPDWVADWTGFRPDSAPPIQAGEEIIAWWKSKGRDPKQKLLVFSDAMDVESIEQIHHRFSDQVRLSFGWGTNLTNDFVGCSPDGSVDLDPISLVCKVTSADGHPAVKLSDNPEKATGDPAEIARYLRVFGDAGRVRTPVVV is encoded by the coding sequence ATGACAATCACAGACATCGCGAGCAGAACCTATAATCACGGTTGGCGCCTCGATCCGATCGTGCGCAGCCTGCTCGACACCGATTTTTACAAGCTGTTGATGCTGCAGATGATTCGGGAGTTCTACCCGACTCAGCAGGTGACCTTCTCGGTCATCAACCGGACCCGGCGGGTGCGGCTCGGCGACGTCATCGACGAGGGCGAATTGCGCGCCCAGCTCGACCACGCCCGCACCATCCGCTTCGCCAAGAAGGAGCTGATCTGGCTGGCCGGCAACACCTTCTACGGCAAGACCCACATGTTCTCGCCGGAGTTCATCGCCTGGCTCGCCAATTTCCGCCTGCCCGAATACGAGCTGCGCAAGTCCGACGGCCAGTACGAGCTGCATTTCCACGGGCCCTGGACCCACACCACGATGTGGGAAATCCCGGCGCTCGCGATCGTCAACGAGCTGCGCTCGCGCCAGGCCATGAAGGGCCAGGGCCGGTTCGCGCTCGACGTGCTGTTCGCCCGCGCCAAGGCCAAGCTGTGGGCCAAGGTGGAGCGGCTGCGCAAGCTCGAGGGGCTGCGGCTGTCGGATTTCGGCACCCGCCGCCGCCACGGCTTCCTGTGGCAGCGCTGGTGCGTCGAGGCCGTCAAGGAAGGTCTCGGCCCGTCGTTCACCGGCACCTCCAACGTGCTGCTGGCGATGGACAACGACCTCGAGGCGATCGGCACCAACGCCCACGAGCTGCCGATGGTGGCAGCGGCGCTCGCCAAGGACGATGACGAGCTGCGCTTCGCGCCCTATCGCATTCTCGACCAGTGGCGGCAGACCTACGCAGGCAACCTGCTGATCGCGCTGCCCGACGCATTCGGCACCAAGGCCTTCCTGCGCGACGCACCCGACTGGGTCGCCGACTGGACCGGCTTCCGTCCCGACAGCGCGCCTCCGATCCAGGCCGGCGAGGAGATCATCGCCTGGTGGAAATCGAAGGGGCGTGATCCCAAGCAGAAGCTGCTCGTGTTCTCCGACGCGATGGACGTCGAATCGATCGAGCAGATCCATCACCGCTTCTCCGACCAGGTGCGGCTGTCGTTCGGCTGGGGCACCAACCTGACCAACGATTTCGTCGGCTGCTCGCCGGACGGCTCGGTCGACCTCGATCCGATCTCGCTGGTCTGCAAGGTGACGTCGGCAGACGGGCACCCCGCCGTGAAGCTGTCCGACAACCCGGAGAAGGCGACCGGCGATCCCGCCGAGATCGCCCGTTATCTCCGCGTGTTCGGCGATGCCGGCCGGGTGCGCACGCCGGTGGTCGTTTAG
- a CDS encoding FTR1 family protein, protein MLAALIIVFREVFEAGLIVGIVLAVTSAVPHRLRWIGAGLFAGLVGACIVAAFAGTLTQLFEGMGQELFNAGILSAAVIMLTWHNVWMARHGREMSTELRTMGQAVAEGAKPLVALATVIAIAVLREGSEVALFLYGVAASGDGSGRALLGGGVLGLLLGVAVCLATYLGLMRIPPRALFKTTTVLITLLSAGMAAQAVFFLARANWLTTFDHVVWDSSAVLPERGVAGRTLKALIGYTDQPTAMQLAVYIGVIVTTIALMRLTAAPPAPRAAPAE, encoded by the coding sequence ATGCTCGCCGCCCTGATCATCGTCTTCCGCGAAGTGTTCGAAGCCGGCCTGATCGTCGGTATCGTGCTTGCCGTCACCAGCGCGGTTCCGCATCGCCTGCGCTGGATCGGCGCAGGGCTGTTTGCCGGCCTGGTCGGCGCATGCATCGTCGCGGCGTTCGCGGGAACGTTGACGCAGCTATTTGAAGGCATGGGGCAGGAATTGTTCAATGCGGGGATCCTGTCGGCTGCCGTGATCATGCTGACCTGGCACAATGTCTGGATGGCCCGGCACGGCCGCGAGATGAGCACCGAGCTGCGGACGATGGGCCAAGCGGTGGCCGAAGGCGCCAAGCCGCTGGTCGCGCTGGCGACCGTGATCGCCATCGCCGTGTTGCGCGAGGGCAGCGAGGTCGCGCTGTTTCTCTATGGGGTGGCGGCCTCCGGCGACGGCAGCGGGCGGGCGTTACTCGGTGGCGGCGTCCTTGGCCTGCTGCTCGGCGTTGCCGTCTGTCTCGCGACCTATCTCGGCCTGATGCGCATCCCGCCGCGCGCGCTGTTCAAGACCACCACCGTGCTGATCACCCTGCTGTCGGCGGGAATGGCCGCGCAGGCGGTGTTCTTTCTCGCCCGCGCCAACTGGCTGACAACGTTCGACCATGTGGTGTGGGATTCGAGCGCGGTTCTGCCCGAGCGTGGCGTCGCCGGGCGGACGCTCAAGGCTCTGATCGGCTATACGGATCAGCCTACCGCGATGCAGCTCGCAGTCTACATCGGGGTGATCGTCACCACCATCGCACTGATGCGCCTGACGGCGGCCCCGCCAGCGCCGCGCGCGGCTCCCGCCGAGTGA
- a CDS encoding cupredoxin domain-containing protein gives MLLMAAQAHAGGSSEICLTYANGQFEPKEPTVPADAPLTIRVRNMEGKAIEFESETLKVEKVIAANSEAVLNVRAMKSGRYEFYNDFNEKARGFVNVQ, from the coding sequence ATGCTGTTGATGGCAGCGCAGGCGCACGCCGGGGGATCGAGCGAGATCTGCCTCACCTATGCCAACGGTCAATTCGAGCCCAAGGAGCCGACCGTTCCCGCGGACGCGCCGCTGACCATCCGCGTCCGGAACATGGAGGGCAAGGCCATCGAGTTCGAGAGCGAGACCTTGAAGGTCGAGAAGGTGATCGCGGCCAACAGCGAGGCGGTGCTCAACGTCCGCGCCATGAAGTCCGGGCGCTACGAGTTCTATAACGACTTCAACGAAAAGGCCCGCGGCTTCGTCAACGTCCAATAG
- a CDS encoding LON peptidase substrate-binding domain-containing protein — MPINAEYRGPAELPEIVPVFPLAGALLLPRGQMPLNIFEPRYLAMVDDALRDGHRLIGMIQPDVTHSSSEERPVLFKVGCVGRITQLAESGDGRYILELTGVSRFKVVEEMTVLTPYRQCKVDYFPFVDDFTARKGEDAVDREALLAVLTDFLKANNLKVDWAGIEAAPNEALVNALAMMSPYGPAEKQAMLEAPDLKTRAEILIAVTEMDLAKKRTSGDPPLQ, encoded by the coding sequence ATGCCGATCAATGCCGAATATCGCGGTCCCGCCGAGCTGCCGGAGATCGTTCCGGTGTTTCCGTTGGCGGGAGCCTTGCTGCTGCCGCGCGGCCAAATGCCGCTCAACATCTTCGAGCCGCGTTATCTCGCGATGGTCGACGATGCGCTTCGTGACGGCCATCGGCTCATCGGTATGATCCAGCCCGACGTCACGCACTCCTCCAGCGAGGAGCGCCCGGTGCTATTCAAGGTCGGCTGCGTCGGCCGGATCACGCAGCTCGCCGAGTCCGGCGATGGCCGCTACATCCTTGAGCTCACCGGCGTGTCCCGTTTCAAGGTGGTCGAGGAAATGACGGTGCTCACGCCCTATCGGCAGTGCAAGGTCGATTATTTCCCGTTCGTCGATGATTTCACGGCGCGCAAGGGTGAAGACGCGGTGGACCGCGAAGCGCTGCTCGCGGTTCTCACCGACTTCCTCAAGGCGAACAATCTCAAGGTCGACTGGGCCGGCATCGAAGCGGCGCCGAACGAAGCGCTCGTGAACGCGCTGGCGATGATGTCGCCCTATGGTCCGGCGGAGAAGCAGGCGATGCTCGAGGCGCCGGACCTGAAGACCCGCGCCGAAATCCTCATCGCCGTGACCGAGATGGATCTCGCCAAGAAGCGGACCTCGGGCGATCCGCCGCTGCAATGA